The genomic DNA aaatcaataacaaataaataataatcatgcaAGAAAGTGCCCGTGTATCACCACGGGTTTTTACTGCAATACAAAATGTAGACATACCGGTTTTAGCTGTATGTTCTCATAAAGAAATACGACCAATTTTACCATGTTTAGTTCGAATGAGCCTTATATCTCCATTAGATGTAACAAAAGAATGTGTAGAACAAAGAAAACAGGTCTTGACAATATTATCTGGAATTGAATCagtaaattcaataattgcaTTACTTTCAATTGACTTTCATGCATTAGAAACGGATGTTCGAAAAGAACAACAATTAAGGTTAGTTTCATTGttgacattttttaatttttcagtattgttaaatatatcataaattatataaaatatacttacaaaaaaaatgtaattttttttttagacaaaAGATGGGAAGTTTACAAAGAGATAGTGTACTTACTCAGTCACTACAAAGTGGTCTTGCTTTGGAATTTGAACGCAGTGAGTCTACTAGAAGAATAAGATTAGTATTgagtgaattattatatatagcttCTCAAGTACAAGaacaacaaaaaaatcaagaatttcaaattaaacaatctgatttatttgataatgcaGTATATATGGAAGAAATTAGTTATGTGATTTGTGTTGCTTTATCAGAATTACCAACAGTATTATCAATATTGGATATAACAGAAACATTATTACATGTTAAATATGGTCCAGAAATAATTTGTTGGATAGTTGCTAATATTCCTGATAGTTTTTCTGAAGTTTGTGCACATTTAATAGCTAATGGGGAAAGGCAAGAAGAATCAGCATTAGGCAGAATTAGAACAATGGCTTTAACAATGCTGTGTCAAATGAATCCAAGTCAAGCATTAGCAGTAAGAGCCAAGTGTGTAGAACTTTGTAGAATGCCTGCTTTAGCAATAACATTAAGTTTGgaacatgaaaatataaataatacattagcAGAAAGTGATATAGTTGCTTTTGTATCAGGATTATTACTTGGTAGTGATCAACAAGTAAGAACATGGATTGCAATGTTTATTAGAAATGGTCAAAAACGTAAATGGGAATCTCATACAGCATTACAGTCTTTAAGAGAAGAATTACTTAAGCGATTACAAGCAATGACTTCTCAAAATGCGGGTCAATTACCAGAAAGTCAAGTTGTTCAAGCTAGTGCATTATTACGTCTTTATTGTGCATTAAGAGGCATTGGTGgtattaaatttcaagatgATGAAGTAGCAATGATAGTGCAATTACTGACATCTCATCCTCCTCCATCACCAGCTGGTGTGAGATTTGTCTCTTTAGGTCTTTGTATGCTTATTGCATGTTCTTCTTTAATAGGTCATCATAATCTTGAAAAGCGAAGCATAGAATGGGTGCAATGGCTTGTACGAGAAGAAGCTTATTTTGAAAGTGCTAGTGGTGTAACAGCAAGTTTTGGAGAAATGTTACTTTTAATGGCAATACATTTTCATAGCAATCAATTATCAGCTATTTGTGAACTTGTATGTGCAACTTTAGGTATGAAAATACCAATTAGACCAAACAATTTAACTAGAATGAagcaaatttttatgcaaGAAATATTTACTGAACAAGTTGTCACTTCTCATGCTGTAAAAGTACCAGTAACAGCCAATTTAAATGCTAACATTCCAGGATTTTTACCTGTTCATTGTATTCATCAGTTACTGAAGTCAAGAGCATTTGCTAAACATCGAGTACCtataaaaaattggatttataaacaaatttgtaaTAGTGTTCCACCATTGCATCCAGTTCTTCCTGCTTTAGTTGAAGTATatgttaattcaatattagtaacaaataataaaacatcagAACATACAAACAAACCAATTACTGAAGATGAAATTAGAAGAGTATTTCAAAATAGTATTTTTGGtgcaaattttgattttaaaaagaatattaacaaTCTCCCTCAAACTGAAACAGATGGTATggatatcgatatttcaaaacCTTCTCTTAcatcacaattattattattatattatttattgctgTATGAAGATGTCAGATTATCTAATATGCATACTTTTATATCACAAGATAGAAAAGTTAAATCATATTCAACtgaatttttatctgaattaccaataaaatatttacttcaatTGGTTCAAAGAGATCAAATGAATTATGCTGGtttattttctcctcttcttagACTATTAGCTACACATTTTCCTCATCTCTCATTAGTAGATGATTGGCTTgataatgaaatgattaaCATTGATTCTACAGTAACAAATTATGAAGATGTAAAAATTACTGATATCATgattattgaaacattttctcATATTCAAACATGTCCTTCAAGAACAGGAAGACTTCTGAGACAATTAATGTTAATGAAACCAACTGATATTTGGCCACATGCTGAAGttctaattcattattttaaagcaACTTTAAGTTCAAGAGTTCCTAGGTATATTCaaggtaataatttatttctttaaataaaatatgaaaattattaatgctttgaaagtaatttctttttcaaaatatcaaaagttaaaaaaatttttaatatatatttaatatatattattttaattaatagaatattattaatttattttattaatgcataatatacaatttatactagatttaatatttctctctttaatattttcttatatttagcataaaataaaaatataatatttaatttataacaaaataacaaaataatatattattaatattattaatattattattacttttttatatgtgtatatataaatattataatacattattaaacatatttataataataaattaatttgtttcagaattatataaacaaatatggcTTAGACTAAATACAGTTTTACCAAGATGTTTATgggttttatcgataaatgctttattaatagaaaattctcttgtaaaaaatgtttttttaacacaagaaaatattgtattagatCCTTTACAAGTATTGAGATGTGATACAAGAGTTTTTAGATGTGCTCCAATTTTATCTGTTATtttaaggtaaaaaaaaaaaaaaaaaattgaataagtttttaagcatttaatatttagttaatATCATTACTtcactaataaatatttttagaatattacaaGCCGCATTAGCAGCCTCTCGATCTCAATTATCTAGACATATACAAGATAAACCATTAACAGAAAAAATTGGTCAGTTATCAAATGAAGCTGAAAGAGAAGATTTAAGAACAGCATTAGTGGCAGGTCAAGAAAGTGCAGctgttcaaatattattagaagcaTGTTTAGAGACAGAAGAAGATAGAGAAACTCCTGGACAAATGTGGTCATTAAGAGAAATACAAAGTATAATCTGTTCATATTTACATCAAGTATTTATAGCAGATCCATCATTGGCTAAATTAGTCCATTTTCaagtatgtatatttaatgtatttttattttttctcattaataaataaaatatatttaatattaattgttaatatgttaatattgttattattatatataaattatgtataaaata from Apis mellifera strain DH4 linkage group LG4, Amel_HAv3.1, whole genome shotgun sequence includes the following:
- the LOC551355 gene encoding integrator complex subunit 2, translating into MQESARVSPRVFTAIQNVDIPVLAVCSHKEIRPILPCLVRMSLISPLDVTKECVEQRKQVLTILSGIESVNSIIALLSIDFHALETDVRKEQQLRQKMGSLQRDSVLTQSLQSGLALEFERSESTRRIRLVLSELLYIASQVQEQQKNQEFQIKQSDLFDNAVYMEEISYVICVALSELPTVLSILDITETLLHVKYGPEIICWIVANIPDSFSEVCAHLIANGERQEESALGRIRTMALTMLCQMNPSQALAVRAKCVELCRMPALAITLSLEHENINNTLAESDIVAFVSGLLLGSDQQVRTWIAMFIRNGQKRKWESHTALQSLREELLKRLQAMTSQNAGQLPESQVVQASALLRLYCALRGIGGIKFQDDEVAMIVQLLTSHPPPSPAGVRFVSLGLCMLIACSSLIGHHNLEKRSIEWVQWLVREEAYFESASGVTASFGEMLLLMAIHFHSNQLSAICELVCATLGMKIPIRPNNLTRMKQIFMQEIFTEQVVTSHAVKVPVTANLNANIPGFLPVHCIHQLLKSRAFAKHRVPIKNWIYKQICNSVPPLHPVLPALVEVYVNSILVTNNKTSEHTNKPITEDEIRRVFQNSIFGANFDFKKNINNLPQTETDGMDIDISKPSLTSQLLLLYYLLLYEDVRLSNMHTFISQDRKVKSYSTEFLSELPIKYLLQLVQRDQMNYAGLFSPLLRLLATHFPHLSLVDDWLDNEMINIDSTVTNYEDVKITDIMIIETFSHIQTCPSRTGRLLRQLMLMKPTDIWPHAEVLIHYFKATLSSRVPRYIQELYKQIWLRLNTVLPRCLWVLSINALLIENSLVKNVFLTQENIVLDPLQVLRCDTRVFRCAPILSVILRILQAALAASRSQLSRHIQDKPLTEKIGQLSNEAEREDLRTALVAGQESAAVQILLEACLETEEDRETPGQMWSLREIQSIICSYLHQVFIADPSLAKLVHFQGYPRELLPITVTGIPSMHICLDWIPELLSQPEPEKQIFAVDLASYLAIQYALPKALSVSRLAINTLITLLGVLSAKDRVILFMPVLPALTRICLAFPPLAEDTTGLLLQLGRVNSAQAALGDKSADILCHEVNETFCMLLQKAILQSQVY